AGCCCGCGGCCCCGGCCCCCGCCGCGTACCAGCCGCCGCCGCTGGACCTGCCGGCGGTACGGCTGCCGCACACGGAGGCCCGGCGCCGCCCGCTGCTGCGCAGTGCCAGGCTGTGGGCGCCGGCCGGGGTGCTGCTCCTCGCCGGGGGCCTCGTCGGCGCGCAGCTCCTGCGCCCGCTGCCCGCGCCCCGGCTCGTGGCCGCCGAGACCACCCGTACCGTCGACGGGCAGTTCTCCGTCCCGTGGCCCGCCATGGGCCAGGGCGCGGTCCGCGTCGCCGGCTCGGGCGAGGTCGGCTCGTTCGGCGAGCAGAAGCCCGTTCCGACGGCCAGCGTCGCCAAGGTGATGACGGCCTACGTGATCCTCAAGGGCCACCCGCTGCGCAAGAACGAGCCCGGCCCCTCCCTCACGGTCGACGCGAAGGCCGTCGCCGAGGGGAAGTCGGAGGACGAGTCCCGGATCGAGGGGCTCACCGCCGGCCAGAAGTTCAGCCAGCTGGACATGCTCAAGATGCTGATGATCCCGTCGGGCAACAACGCCGCACGCCTGCTGGCCCGCTGGGACACCGGCACCGACTCCGAGGCCGCGTTCGTGGAGAAGATGAACGCCGCGGCCCGGGACCTCGGGATGAAGGACACCACGTACACCGACCCCAGCGGCCTGGACGCCGGGACCGTCAGCACCGCCGCCGACCAGCTGAAGCTGGCCGAGGCGGTGATGAAGGACGAGGTGTTCCGCTCGATCGTCGCCATGCCCAGCGCGCCCATCAAGGGGCTGCCGCAGCCGCTGGTCAACAACAACACGCTGCTGACCGCGCAGGGCCTCAGCGTCCGCGGCATCAAGACCGGCTCCAGCACGCCGGCGGGCGGCGCGCTGATGTGGGCGGCGTACAAGTCGGTAGGCGACGAGACCCCGCTGATCCTGGGCACGCTGATGGAGCAGCGGGTGGAGGGCTCCGACCCGAACGCCACGAAGAGCCTGGCCCTGGTGCTCTCCAACAGCAAGAAGATCATCGAGGCGGTGCGCTCGGCCCTGGCATCCGCGCCGCTCGTCCGCAAGGGCGACGTCGTCGGGTACGTGGACGACGGGCTCGGCGGCCGTACGCCCCTCGTGGCGGCCAAGGACCTGAACGCGATCGCCGTCCCGGGCCAGCAGTTCAAGCTGACGCTGTCCCCCGGGGCGTCGCCGCTGCGGCGCGAGGCGAAGGCGGGCACCCAGGTCGGCACCCTGACGGCCGGCGAGGGCGACGGCGCGAAGAGCGTGCCGGTGGCGGTCCGCACCGCCCTGGAGGAGCCCTCCCTCGGCACCCGCCTCACCCGCCTGCGCTGACGCCCGCCGCGCCTGAGGCCGGTGCCTCGGCGGGATCCCCGCCGAGGCACCGGTGCCCTACTCCGAGCCGGTGTCGGGCGGGCTTCAGGGGCGGCGGCCGGTGGTGGAGGCGAAGCCCAGCCAGGTGTGGCGGTTGTTCCACCAGCACCAGCCGACCTTGGGCGCGTTGCGCCGCTCGCGGCCGTCGCGGCCGGTGCCGTTGCTGATCCAGATGGCCGGCGTACGGGCGTCGAAGCTGCCGTTCGGCTTGCGCAGGCGCGAGCCGATGGTCATGAAGCAGCGGTTGCGCTCCAGGACGGCGGGCTGCTGGATCAGCCAGTGGATGCCCTCCGTGAGCAGCAGCGGGGTGCGGTCCTCCCGGTGGAGTGCGGGCAGCGCCTCTTCCGGGCTCCAGTTGGCCATCCGGTCGCCGCGGTCGGGGCCGGCGACGAGGTAGAGGGGCGCGTCGGGCAGGTCGATGCCGTCCGGGGTGAACCGGTCGACGTCCGCCATGTCGGTGACGACGAACCCGGGCTTGTCCCCGCGGCGGAGCAGCGGGGCGAGGGCGGAGGCGGGCGCCAGGTCCGGGTGGACGGCCAGCAGGAGATCCCCGCCGTCGCCGCCGGCGGTGGCGGCGTACGCCCGCAGCTGTTCGGCGGGGATCCCGGCCTGCTCGGGCACCCCGAGCTCGATCAGCCGCTCGGCCTGCGCGTGCAGCGACGGGAGCGGGAGGGCAGCGGAAACGGTCTCGGGCAAGGGACTTCCTCGTCTTCGTGATCCGGCATAAAGGGGGGAGGGGGAGGAGCGCGGCGGGTGCGGACTCAGCGGCTCAGGCCCCGGAACCGCTTCACCGCGAGTGGGAAGAACACCGCGATCAGCGCCACCGGCCAGGCCACGGCGAGGAGTTCGGCGTGCTCGGCGGCCCAGGAGCCGCCGCCGGTGCCGCCGGGGCTGCCGACGAGGCCGCGCACGGCGGTGGCGGTCGCCGACAGCGGGTTCCACTCCACGACCGCGCCCAGCCAGGCCGGCATCGATCCGGGCGCGGCGATCGCGTTGGAGAGGAAGCCGACCGGCCACACCAGGATCTGCACCGCCTGCACCAGTTCCGGCTTGCCCGCGACCAGCCCCAGGTGGATGCCGACCCACAGCATCGCGAACCGCAGCAGCAACAGCAGCCCCACGGCCGCCAGGAAGGCGGCGGTCCCGTGGTGCCAGCGCCAGCCCATCGCGTACCCGACCGCGATCATCACGGTGAGGCCGACCGCCGACTGCAGCATGTCGGCGGTGCTCCGGCCGACGAGGACCGCGCCGGAGGCCATCGGCAGCGACCGGAACCGGTCGATGACGCCCTTGCCGAGGTCCTGGGTGACCGCCAGCATGGTCGCCTCCAGGCCGAAGGCCATCGTCATGGCGAGCATGCCGGGCACCAGGTAGGCCGTGAAGTCGCCGTCGACGCCCCGGCCGCCGCCGATCAGGAAGCCGAACATCAGCATCATCATCACCGGGAAGACCAGCCCGACGGCCACCTGCGCCGGCTCGCGCGCCCAGTGCATCAGCTCGCGCCTGGTCATCGTCCACGAGTCGGCGGCGGCCCAGCCCAGCCGCGTGCCCGTCCCCGTGCCCGTGCCGTGCGCCGCGCTCGCGCCGAGCACCGGACCCGTACTCATGCCGCGTCCTCCTTCTTCGTCAGGTGCATGAAGACCTCGTCAAGGGTGGGCCGGCGCACCGCGATGTCCCGCGCCTCGATGCCGGCCGCCTCCAGGGCCCGTACGGTCCCGGTCAGGGCTGCCATCCGGTCGGTGACGGCGGCGCTGACCAGGCGCAGGTCCTCGTCCACGACCGCCTCGCCCGGCAGGAGGGCGGCCGCGCGCGCCAGGTGGGCCGCGTCGTGCAGCACGACGTCGATGCGGTCGCCGCCGGTGGCCGACTTCAGCTCGTCCGGTGTGCCTTCGGCGATGGCCCTGCCGTGGTCGACGACCGTGATCCGGTCGGCGAGCTGGTCGGCCTCCTCCAGGTACTGGGTGGTCAGCAGGACGGTCGTGCCGCCGTCGACGAGCGAGCGCACCGCGCTCCACACCTCCGTGCGGCCGCGCGGGTCCAGCCCGGTCGTCGGCTCGTCCAGGAAGAGCACCTCCGGCTGCGAGATGAGGGCCGCCGCCAGGTCGAGGCGCCGCCGCATCCCGCCGCTGTACTGCTTGACGGCCTTGGGGCCGGTGTCCGCGAGCCCGAACCGGGCCAGCAGCTCGCCTGCCCGGCGTGCGGCGCCGCGCGCGCCGAGCCGGTGGAGCCGGCCGAAGAGCTCCAGGTTCTGGCGTCCGCTCAGCTCCTCGTCCACGGCGGCGTTCTGGCCGACCAGCCCGATGCGGGCGCGGACCTCGTCGGTACGGGTCCTGACGTCGGCCCCGGCCACCTCGACGCGTCCTTCGTCGGGGCGCAGCAGCGTGGACATGATGCGCACGGCCGTGGTCTTGCCGGCGCCGTTCGGGCCCAGGATCCCCTGGACGGTCCCGGCCCGGACCGTGAGGTCCAGCCCGTCCAGGGCCCGCTTGGCCCCGTAGCTCTTCCGCAGGCCTTCGACGAGGATCGCCGGATCGCGGTCGGTCACAGCAGAAGCCTTCCGTCAGTGGTCAAACTTGACTAGCGAACAAGAAGGTACGATGACCGAGTCGATTAGTCAAACTTGATTAGCACTGCATCGCGGACGCGGGCCCTCGCCGCCGGCGGCCCCGCCCCCGCCGCCTACGCTGGTCGAACCTGTCCTGAAGGGAGACGCCCATGTCAGCGATCCGGCTGCTGGTCCTCGGCGCGGTCCGCCAGCACGGACGCGCACACGGCTACCAGGTCCGCAACGACCTGGAGTTCTGGGGCGCCCACGAGTGGTCCAACGCCAAACCGGGCTCGATCTACCACGCGCTCAAGCAGATGGCGAAGGAGGGCCTCCTCCTGGCCCACGAGGTCGCCCCGAGCACCGCCGGCGGCCCTCCGCGCGTCGAGTACGAGATGACGGAGCAGGGCGCCGAGGAGTACTTCGCGCTGCTGCGCCAGTCGCTGACCTCGTACGACCAGAAGATGGACGTCCTGTCGGCCGGCATCGGCTTCATCGTCGACCTGCCGCGCGAGGAGGCCGTCGCGCTCCTGAGGGAGCGGATCGCCCGGCTCGACCAGTGGCGGTC
Above is a genomic segment from Streptomyces globosus containing:
- a CDS encoding D-alanyl-D-alanine carboxypeptidase; this translates as MKAITVAGGSPDDPERERTAAPGAGREAADAEPDTAAASAEAAAEAAPAAESPEADADGDTGAAPPAPPAGAPDRGPAEDTASESGREPAADPDPSKAAAAADADADAEAGAQAPAAEAGQADTAGDPDDPAAADTGAEGDEARPQPEQAADPRVAAPSPAPGDRPEAEAADDPADSADGARPEPDDAPGGRTAAAPEDGAKDDATLVFTKPPRGPAATPAEPAAKPGTESAPPAGAPADGAGAGAEPAPAAADDDTRTLVFRAPDAAALSRKPEPEPKPGPAPAAEDTDEPPARGDRPDASGSDGRKRPAWARTEEAEEDDPERTTRFAAFQPPTTRAPAAPKPAAPRPSGPAPTASRPLAPAPGAPRPTTPGPTTPGPAAPRPAAPASPNATRPAAPRPAPRPQPAAPAPAAYQPPPLDLPAVRLPHTEARRRPLLRSARLWAPAGVLLLAGGLVGAQLLRPLPAPRLVAAETTRTVDGQFSVPWPAMGQGAVRVAGSGEVGSFGEQKPVPTASVAKVMTAYVILKGHPLRKNEPGPSLTVDAKAVAEGKSEDESRIEGLTAGQKFSQLDMLKMLMIPSGNNAARLLARWDTGTDSEAAFVEKMNAAARDLGMKDTTYTDPSGLDAGTVSTAADQLKLAEAVMKDEVFRSIVAMPSAPIKGLPQPLVNNNTLLTAQGLSVRGIKTGSSTPAGGALMWAAYKSVGDETPLILGTLMEQRVEGSDPNATKSLALVLSNSKKIIEAVRSALASAPLVRKGDVVGYVDDGLGGRTPLVAAKDLNAIAVPGQQFKLTLSPGASPLRREAKAGTQVGTLTAGEGDGAKSVPVAVRTALEEPSLGTRLTRLR
- a CDS encoding DUF5701 family protein, which produces MPETVSAALPLPSLHAQAERLIELGVPEQAGIPAEQLRAYAATAGGDGGDLLLAVHPDLAPASALAPLLRRGDKPGFVVTDMADVDRFTPDGIDLPDAPLYLVAGPDRGDRMANWSPEEALPALHREDRTPLLLTEGIHWLIQQPAVLERNRCFMTIGSRLRKPNGSFDARTPAIWISNGTGRDGRERRNAPKVGWCWWNNRHTWLGFASTTGRRP
- a CDS encoding ABC transporter permease, with product MSTGPVLGASAAHGTGTGTGTRLGWAAADSWTMTRRELMHWAREPAQVAVGLVFPVMMMLMFGFLIGGGRGVDGDFTAYLVPGMLAMTMAFGLEATMLAVTQDLGKGVIDRFRSLPMASGAVLVGRSTADMLQSAVGLTVMIAVGYAMGWRWHHGTAAFLAAVGLLLLLRFAMLWVGIHLGLVAGKPELVQAVQILVWPVGFLSNAIAAPGSMPAWLGAVVEWNPLSATATAVRGLVGSPGGTGGGSWAAEHAELLAVAWPVALIAVFFPLAVKRFRGLSR
- a CDS encoding ATP-binding cassette domain-containing protein, with the protein product MTDRDPAILVEGLRKSYGAKRALDGLDLTVRAGTVQGILGPNGAGKTTAVRIMSTLLRPDEGRVEVAGADVRTRTDEVRARIGLVGQNAAVDEELSGRQNLELFGRLHRLGARGAARRAGELLARFGLADTGPKAVKQYSGGMRRRLDLAAALISQPEVLFLDEPTTGLDPRGRTEVWSAVRSLVDGGTTVLLTTQYLEEADQLADRITVVDHGRAIAEGTPDELKSATGGDRIDVVLHDAAHLARAAALLPGEAVVDEDLRLVSAAVTDRMAALTGTVRALEAAGIEARDIAVRRPTLDEVFMHLTKKEDAA
- a CDS encoding PadR family transcriptional regulator encodes the protein MSAIRLLVLGAVRQHGRAHGYQVRNDLEFWGAHEWSNAKPGSIYHALKQMAKEGLLLAHEVAPSTAGGPPRVEYEMTEQGAEEYFALLRQSLTSYDQKMDVLSAGIGFIVDLPREEAVALLRERIARLDQWRSAVTEYYTPENGPGQLGHIGEIMNMWVHSADSEAAWTNGLIERIEGGAYTFAGEGEPFVAVLADGEPNPYAAPR